In a single window of the Penaeus chinensis breed Huanghai No. 1 chromosome 4, ASM1920278v2, whole genome shotgun sequence genome:
- the LOC125024982 gene encoding uncharacterized protein LOC125024982, whose amino-acid sequence MMGSRNILIPEIPRTKHVGGGGVHVTGLEQALYYNKRPLNAVANITLDVKAAEEVRYLKTHTDAIHSAEVVRFQSHPCQVVPIPKHQVNRTFVVYLDQPDEGENSSAYYVAARCLGFNDRDLHENLMLMYTAPFYGNQLYLVGCPSSPFCFTRDPEDLYRPSHDDVIYANKYPFIKGVIVRQYALRVEPLSFEEQVNLDNINVYMVLEGTHGEKDANDGATTKNV is encoded by the exons ATGATGGGGTCGAGGAACATCCTCATCCCGGAGATCCCGCGCACCAAGCACGTGGGCGGCGGGGGCGTCCACGTCACGGGGCTGGAGCAGGCCCTCTACTACAACAAGCGGCCGCTCAATGCAGTCGCCAACATTACTCTGGACGTTAAGGC AGCTGAGGAGGTACGGTACCTGAAGACCCACACTGACGCCATCCACTCTGCGGAGGTCGTGCGCTTCCAAAGCCACCCGTGCCAGGTCGTTCCTATTCCGAAGCATCAG GTAAACCGAACTTTCGTTGTGTATCTGGACCAGCCCGACGAAGGAGAAAACTCGAGTGCTTACTACGTTGCTGCTCGG TGCCTGGGGTTCAACGACCGCGACCTTCACGAGAACTTGATGCTGATGTACACCGCACCTTTCTACGGGAACCAACTCTACCTCGTTGGCTGCCCAAGCTCCCCGTTTTG CTTCACCCGCGACCCGGAGGACCTGTACCGCCCTTCGCACGACGACGTCATCTACGCCAACAAGTATCCCTTCATAAAGGGAGTCATCGTCAGGCAGTATGCCCTGAGGGTTGAGCCGCTCTCCTTCGAGGAGCAGGTAAATCTCGACAACATAAACGTTTACATGGTTCTAGAAGGAACTCATGGAGAGAAAGACGCTAATGATGGCGCTACGACGAAGAATGTTTGA
- the LOC125024983 gene encoding protein O-linked-mannose beta-1,2-N-acetylglucosaminyltransferase 1-like has protein sequence MPEVIPLAIVTSRRLPHVLKQVSQVWASPGGRRTPITLFVDGRSPEARDLSRLLNVSVVEHDNPVPLSSMSRVNAHIKFTLERVFEEYSKADKAIILEDDLDLAPDFIP, from the exons CTCTCGCCATAGTTACATCTCGGAGGCTTCCCCACGTCCTGAAGCAGGTGAGCCAGGTGTGGGCGTCCCCAGGGGGTAGGCGCACGCCCATCACTCTCTTCGTGGATGGTCGCAGCCCTGAGGCAAGAGACCTGAGTCGCCTCCTTAACGTATCGGTGGTCGAGCACGACAACCCGGTGCCGCTAT caTCGATGAGCAGAGTCAACGCCCACATCAAGTTCACTCTCGAGCGGGTGTTTGAGGAGTACTCCAAGGCTGATAAGGCGATCATACTCGAAGACGACCTTGACCTCGCTCCTGATTTCATACCGTGA